The Branchiostoma lanceolatum isolate klBraLanc5 chromosome 3, klBraLanc5.hap2, whole genome shotgun sequence DNA segment AGACATTGCCCCCTATTTAAGATTATTCTACCTCTATTAAACCCATCTTGTAGAGTGcgcagtccagtggttagcaatcttgcctctggaactagaagtcgtgagttcgattccggctgtgtcactcacccgacatgcacgctaacggaaagggtcgcagtccttaggacgggacgttaagccgtgatccattgttcattgtgcttgttgaaaacaGCCAAGGGAGTTTTCCCGGCacaatgaatctgtaaatacTATACATAGTGTCCGTcctctctgtcacaaccagtggaagaatatctCTTCAGtaagctaaactggatcgagatcactttcctttcctttcgaATTCCTTACCCATAGAACTCGAAGCGACTAGGGAAAAAAAGACTCCAACATGTCCGGTGAAGAAAAGAAGAGGGTGAGGACGGTGCCGACATCAAAGATAAAACTCACGCTGCAGAGTCTCATGGAGGGAGAGGTAAGATTgttttgcactcacgtgaccatgacgtgttggcagccatgttggatggtttaACCCGGAAGTTGGTTGCCATGTAGATTTTGGGGCTTTATTCTTTGGCGTCATCTCATGGACGAACCTAATACCAGTTAAGAATTCCAGGAAGTACCCAGGCATattactgttgttttttgttgtcagGAGGACATGAAGAAGGCTATCGAAAAGGCCTGGAACAAGCTGGACACGAACGGGAGCGGATTCCTGGAGAAGGAGGAATTCCGTGAGGCAATTAACCTCGTCGTGAGtaatgtcttgtttttgtttgtttgtttttcgcaCAACTCGTAAACCAAATTTAGGCCCGCCCTAAGAATCTATTCCTTCCCTTCTTTAAGAAACGTAGTTAGATTCCTTGGCCAATAACAAGAAGACATAAGTTTTGATAAAGCACATCGATGTAAGGCGACGAGTCCAGTGAAAAAAGCCACACCTCTTACTGCGTACATGCAAAACGCCACGAAAGGACTCCCTGTGAGCTGTCTCTTTTATCATCGACCATGTTTCTCTAAACCCTGAATAACCattatgttctttattgctttgTCTGTTTTGGTTTAAAGCTGGTTGGAGATGGGGACGAAGAGGGGATTGGAGAAAAACAGTTCAACAGCTTTTTCGACAAGGTGGACAAAGACGGTAGGTATCATTTTTGCTGCTTTTTGATATTCTGTCATTTGACGTTTCGTATGTTACCATTTGAACCTAATTTTGAATTGGTATTCGTCTGATGTTTTCCTTCAACCTTCTATTGTGTTAGTCCGGCCTTGGCCCTTCCCCCGTAAATAGTTTCGTTAACGttaggttggtaaatcactggatgACAACATTCTTTGAACACAAagtgacgtttcggtgaccatctgtcaccttccgtGAGGCAATACTagttctacttcgcactgcagctaggtgtcgctgctgcaatgtgaaggatgcggtcccaaactgGCTTCGGTCAGAGTGTAACGAATAGAGTTTGCGGGTGTTTGGTATCTTAGCTTCTATCTTAGCGATATATGAACTCAGAGCCAAACCAGTTTGATTGCTATCTGTGAGTCGTGCATTTATTGATCCATACAATACTCAATACTAACATATACAGGTCTAGGATAACAGGTTGAGCATACGATGTACATAGATAGATGCTAGTAGGTATATCAGGTCTAGGGTTACAACACAGGGTCTATATGGACTAACTATTAGGATACAATCTATAACGTAAGAGCTAACTAAGAGTAATAGGTGAACATACCTTGGTCCGAGGACCGCAACTCCAACTAACTTCTTAGACAAGTACATCTTCCATGCTCAACTCTGGTAACAATGACTAACTATCTGATTGACTGCTCTCACCAGCCAATCCCAGCTTATCTATGTAAGCTCCTCCTCCATATGGTCTAGCTACTAATTACACTTATTATGCATATATCAACCTACTGAACATCATGTACGTTACAAGAGGATGAGCCTGATAGAGTTGCACTGAGGAAGGTTACAGACGGTCACCTAAACGTCGGCTAGGTATCAAGTCTTTGGTTGCGTACAAAGAACCAATACACAGATCTTCTTGTTGTATATGTCAGATATAATTTTGTTCCATGTTCTGATCTTCCAGCGGACGGAAAGATCTCCAAGGATGAGTGGTTCCGCCGGGCCAAGGGCCTCTTTAAAAGGATGGAGGAGGTAAGATATGTCGTCATCAACACCTCATCTTTTACTAATGATCTAAGGAGTGAAAAGTCTAGCGACACATTCATGTGGTTCGAAGGTATGGTATATGCTGGCCAGTTGCTTGCTTAGCTGGCTGTTGCTTGGTTGATCGGTTGCTTGCAATTGGTTGCTAGGTTGCCAGCTGACGGTTAAGATGGTAAAGAGCAATAGACAACTTGACCATTCAAATACATACCTGACGTCGAATTTGTTACTTTTTTCTGTTTACAGAATATCGACAATGACGACGAAAATTTGACCAAGTAGGCCGAGACCGGAAGTCGTCATCAATACAGTTCACACTTTCACAGACCACCAAACTGCCTGCGTCACAGGGGAGAGACATGCGTCATATCCGTCAACATTCGAACGCGTTCTAAAATGTTCGATAGACGTTCGATGCGTTCGAATGTATGTGCACAGTTAGAACCTGTTCGAATATAGGCTACGTCACCCGCTGACGCAAGCTGTTTGGTGGTCTGTGACTCGTGTATTGTAACATTGGCTGTGTAATGTGTTCTAAGGTcacagcaagtagattttattaatgacatcctccgcagactccaaaactaatgaaATAGgtaggaaaaaaacaaggcaggcaaaaaaacaagattcctatattttcaaattatgAGATCAttaatcttgttaaacaagaattgaggcgacaaaatatgatatcacgaccaacaggtcttttattcctgtattcaaccaatgaggtttcatataaaatataaaacctccttgattcaacagttaacatgtccttgtaaatgtatatacatctcaatagactaactacaacaaatgcagaaaagagcaaatttttggcatgttgaccaccgtcggagggcaatgaaatttcttgtttttttttagaaatcaagcgaaaattaatgagcgcgctgatgtcattcataaaaattacttgctgtgttCTAATAACATTTCGCGCCACCGAATATTAGATCAAATGTAATGATGTCAACGGCTTGTAATAAAAGAGTTTGAGGCTCCTGATAGCTCGTTGTATTTCGTGTTGACTGACTACAGAATATGTCTTGTACACACACCCCAATGGCCTACCGCGGAACACTTCTTCCTGAGCTCAAAAACTGTTACCGTCCCGAAAATATGACCAAAATAGTTTCACAACAAAGGGGTTTTTGCAAGGATCACCACGGACACATTGCACAGAgagttaaaatcatctttattgcactTAGGACAAACATACAATAAAGAAGACGAAAGTTTAAAAGCTCCTTGGCCAACCCTTAGATTAACATCAACCTCAGTGGCCagtaaaaagtattttttaggtcccaccgagattcgaactcaggtCTTTGGATTCAAAGTCCAACGTGTTCACCACTACACTATGGGACCGACGAAGTACTATGCAGTTATTATATCCCACATGACTTGTAAGTGATTAGTCGCGCCGGCGGCACATGTTAATGTAGGTTTTCGGTCTCCTTTATAGAGCCGCTCCTTTCAATCAGAACCAAGAGCAATCAACGCATATATCGTCACACCAGGGTCTCATGACTGATCATGTTAAAATGTTATTCCGTCTCGATAAGACATGGTCCCATTTCTTACACGATGTACAAATAAAGCAGAAAACTTTCTGGATTGTCCGAGTTCATACCTGTTGCAAAGTTCAGTCACTTCTCCTTAAAGTTATGACAACACCTTTGTAACATACCACCAATGATTATTGAAGTCCTTCATGATACTGTAAAGATAACCAACCCACAGACAAACCAACCCCTCCGTAACCATAGCCTACATGGCAGTTGTTAAAGCTGTGTTCACGAATCACGACGACGTTCCACAACACTACGACGAGTCACACGTGGACGAGGGGATACAAATGCACGCACATGCAGCAGTGTCACCTAGCGACATCAATGTGTAATGCAAACCGGCGTATGAAAGTgtaaggtaaagcggtcgaatcTCAGACTGGGGACGAAGCATGgcactttttcgttagctataGTGCAATACGGCTTTTCTAAGGCTGgcatatttttggccaagcacatcgggtcacccctactcttcttcataagtgtgttgggttcttttacttgcagaggtttggcgcccTCACTCCCCTCATGAAAGTGACGCTGCCAAAAACAGCCGGGCTAACCATTTTACTTAACATCGTAGATGGCATGTGATTTTTACAGGTTACTGAAGAAGCACAAACCTCAGCGAAACGATAACAGCAGACTTTAATCAACCAAACAGTCAAAGAGAAAACCCAAAGTTATCACTGTAAAACATGGATTCATCAACCACTCGAAGCACTGAGGACAAACATTAGTTGCTGaggccaggtggttgctcagaGGAGGACAGGGCGGAGTTAGCTATGCGAAAATTGACAGGACTTTTTAATGTGGCTTGGGACTGAGGGTGGCTGCTTTTGCATAGGCTGTAAGCTACATTGAGGTACCATATCGTCATGTTAGTTActcgtttctttctagatgaaCACGTTTCAGAGCTAcatttttttcgcgctctcacAAAAATGTcatacagaaaaaaactttgagTGGCCTTGCCAACAACTGAGATTggttctccccccccccccccaatcctATTTGCTCCCCCAGGCGTGTCCGAAGTACCCACTCCATAGCGCGCGCTGCATGATGGATAAGACAGCTTTCCGATTCGCTGATACGTCAGATACGTACAGTGGGTCAAACTGACGAGGGTGTTCTAGACGGGCAACAGAACTTGTTATATCACTGGCAACCTGTATGAAAGAGAGAAATGTAAAATGAGAGACGAAATGAAACGTTACTAACTTGCTAGCGAGCATATTTCGTTAATGCTACACCTCTGCAACGATAGAGGatgaaggatgatgatgatgatagaaccGGCATCGTGGAAAAAGCATGGGAAAACTATGAAAATGTTTGATTCACTGACACGAACATATATTTGGCAGCATCTAATCGCCATACCCGGATTCAGGTCCGTTTTAAGAGAAGCAGAATCGGAGAGAGATTGATCAGGGGTAGAGTTGACAGGCCGTCACCGCGGTGCTGGCGTGATTGATGGAACTTGCAACCTGTGACGGTCTGTGGGCACCGACGGATCAACGGGTGGACGAAGTACACACCGTATACGtagaaatgagaaaaaataCTTCATTGAGCAAATAAACTGTGATGCACCGTTCTTAGTGAATgtaaagcattttatgagaacttgacatgatgatgaggatgactaTTATGAAGTACTCGGTCAATCTTATAGCATTGCTAGATGTCATCGCAGTATAAATGGTAAAAacaggtagtcccatagcctttttgatgcTTTCGGGACAgggggttgttatccactgtgtctagggcacggtattggaaggtggacgcccccccccctcttcatCTGCCTTTACCTCACCCCGACCAGCGGAAGTCAGCTACcatttttttacacctggatggagtaagcaaagtcatgtaaagtgccttaaGGCACGGCATCGGTGGCGGGAAATTCAGGGGGGatattcgaacccagaaccccTGTGCTCTGAGCACCCTAACCCTTACGCCAACAATTGCAGTATAGGATAGGACCATGGGACAAATTGATAATTTCAGATCACAGAAAATGCCAGAAGCAGGATTGATGTGGCTGAAGGAGTTCGAATTTATTTAGGAGAAGTCTGTAAAAAAGGCGCTTATCCAAGCGGAGTGATCCTTTGTCTACAGCTCCGCTGACCTGTGTGATACCGACTTGTCGGTGATAATGCAGAAAATCCCTCGGAACACCGACAAAACCATAATCCtattttcttctgttgtttatcCCCCTAATTATCGTGTGAACCCGGTGGTACACGGCTTCCACCGACTGAGGGATGCATATGAGCTACTGGTCAAAACATGGCGTCCTTTTGTGCAAGTTGTCCGTGCCTAATCGCCAAAGAGAAGATTTTCTTTGACTTGGTTTTCTTTGATATCCATTAGTAATACAGCACtacttttcaaatacagtaactGAAATTCACAACATATATTAATTTATCTCAACAGAAAACTCGAAATATGTGAACTCAAAATCGGATTGAGAAGGTTAGAGGTCAAGGTTAAATGCTGTAAATCAAGTTCTTGGAATCAGATTAAGTTAGCTTATATGCTGCTCTGGTCGGTTCGGTAGCCATCCTTTATATCGGCAGAAATTCATAACACTGTCATGTCATTGAAGATCTTCCATGACTCTGAGTTTGATTTGCTCCAGGCCTGCACACATGAACTTTGAACTCTTTTAAGGCCTTTTCCCTTGCATGTCTAAAATTTCGAACGTAATCCCCAGGCTTTAACTAGTCTATTGCCAAGAAAGCATAGgaacaaaaaaattagatgTTCTAATAGCATGGCAAAAATAATCTATTTTCTTAAGGTCTTCTGCAACTTTATTTAAACATATAAAGGTAAATAGAAATAGAATCGGCCCAGGTACATGGTTATGTAATTAACATAGAGGCTCTTGCCTTTTTGATAGTACACGTATATCACGGATAGAACACGTATATCACGGATAGTACGCGGATATCATCAATATATCGTGTCTTTTTTGTTCGGCGGGTAGCTACAGAAGCATTTGAAAGCAAACATAAGTCTTCTTCCCGGTTCTTTCCCGACTCTCAAGCAGAGTAATCCTTAAGAACCAGGTGACAATCCTCCAGACCTTCACCCTTGGTGAGGCGTTTCGTCTTAAGGTCCACACCTGAGGTGGTGCTAAGCCCCTTAAAGTCGGACGTAGCTCTTCatacttttcattttcatagaaTCGTGGGAGGCAATGCTGTGAAGATGAAAGTTGCCATATGTCTTAGCTAGAATTCATTTCTTTGCATTTCAAGGTAACGTTTCAAAGCTTATACTCCCTCGCCCGTTTTTTCCTTGTCATTTTCACAGCAAAACCCTTGAAAATGAAGGTGGATGCTTCCAGCCTTCAGGTTGTATGTCTCGCCGCACCGTCCTGTCCGTTTGCTCTCACGGAAAGCCGGAGAAGTCTGTGCCGGGGCTCTGTACGCAGCTTTGCGGATTTCCTCTTCATTTTGCCTGGCAAACCCCCTGAAAATGAAAGGTGAAACCCCAGCTATTCTGGCAGTACTTCTTTCACGGGAATCTTGTCCTCAAAACCCTTGAAGAATGTGATGACAGTAGGTTGAAATTGTaagttgaaatgatttttttttggccaGTCTATCAAAACTTacagatgaataaaaaaaaacagtctttAGCACATGCATCTGGAGGTAGTGTTTTACGTAAAATACCATCGAGGTTGTAGAACTTCTGCTAATTTACGCTAAGACTTCCTTTAAGATTAAAGAACAAAGGGACGAAtattgataaagaaaacaacgacattacaaaatacaaatgacCCATAACTAGTGAAAACATCGGCAAACAATCCACCATATGTACTTTATTATGACTTTTGTATCTCAGTGCCTGCACGTAGCCCGGTAGGGTATGAATCTATAATAAAGGTTATCGATAAGAATAAGTATTGCTCGTACGAGAAAGCCCGTACGTTGAGTAGCGGCAATGTGACAGTTTCAGCGGTCAGATCCTCTATCTTTGTCCAGTCTTGCGCAAGAAGGCGCTAATCCGTTGAAAGTCTGGATTATCCTCCCGACTTCTCTCCCCCTACTCTTTCCTCCATCACTCCAAACATGGCGATAAATTCCTTGAGAGCAAAGGTGGCAATCCATAGAGTCTGGGCCGTGAGTCTTGAGGACACCGTACAGTCTGCACACCCTTTCTCAAGGTGGCGCCAAGACGTTGAAAGTCCAGATCATCCTTCCTGTCCCCCGGGTCCGCGGGACTAAGTAGTGAAAGCTGCGGTGATGCTCTTACGTTAACAGGGCCGGTGTCAGGGCGGAGAGGAAGAGCAGTGTTAAGAGGATTATAAGGATCTGGTGGATCGTCACCTGGAGAAAGCTGATCACAGACTTCTAGCCGCCTGCTTGCACCTGAACACAAGGTGTGCAAGACTGGATAGAGGGACTTTAAGGCGCCTTGGGTCACAAGAAATCGATCTGAAAATCTTTGTGATATTTCTACATTCCTGTAATGTAAACATCTATGGGTCGTCGAGAAGATGACGCTCTACGTTGAACCATAAAACGTATGTTTTCGAGCTCAACAAATTAAGATGAGATTTGCGTAAGGATTGCGATTTGATAGTGTCTCCTTCCAAACTAGACATTTAAGTGTGTGAGCCTTTTTTTACTGAAAACGTACACGCACTTCAATCAGTCAATATTAGAAGTCATGATCATAGAAATTCTATTACATTCGATGTTTTTCAGAATCAATGAGTATGTGAGGTTTATGTCATTCCATGATTACTTGATTGCTTACTTTAGGTAACAGTTAGGATTTTGAGGTTACTCAGCAATGCCAATGTAAGGTAGTCTCTGAAACTTtgaagagacaacaaaaaatgacaaagtagaaagcccgacaaaaacgcctaaaaacaagtaaaaaaacagccggaacccatccccagcttggagagtaaagatgTAAGAAGCGTTAGTAACTGGGCAGATCAAAGGAACATAACAGGCTACCATATATCAGGAGAAGACAAATCTCATTCAACATATCCTCCAGACGGCAACGGTACTGAGGATGCAGATGAGCTGAACATGCCTTGCGAAGCAGATTAATGGATGACAACGTCATTTACATTCTTATAAGATTCATGTTCATTGCTTCCATCAATGCCAAAAGTGATGTGAAGTAATGTCAAGTGAAGTGGGGTTATGGGCCTTTGTAGTATCACTTACTGAAACATCACCTTTTCATCCACCGTgaggtaagatttttttttggtttggaCAAAACTATTGAACTTAGAATTATCGTCTAACCATGTACAAGTACGTTTGGTTCAGCTTCGATTCAATGGCAACTTATAGATAGATCACGTCCCAAAGAACATTCTTCAGACAAATTTGTATGTCACGTGCACGTCGGGAAACGACCAAACGACGGGATCAGATGTCCGAAAAGACATTGGAATGTGAAATGGCATCACCTTCGACACTTTCCGGAACAGTGGTGTCCATTATACCCCTCCCGCTTTCACCGTGCTGCGTTCTATTATCTCACGGACATAATTCTTGTCGTGCAATGGCCCTGTCAATCAACTGGAACTGACGAATCACGTCTCTGCAGGTTTTACATTGGTAACAGAGGTTTAGACCATCAAACATGTATGAGAAAAAGGCCCGGTCAATAACCTAGATGTTGCTGATCT contains these protein-coding regions:
- the LOC136429762 gene encoding parvalbumin alpha-like, translating into MSGEEKKRVRTVPTSKIKLTLQSLMEGEEDMKKAIEKAWNKLDTNGSGFLEKEEFREAINLVLVGDGDEEGIGEKQFNSFFDKVDKDADGKISKDEWFRRAKGLFKRMEENIDNDDENLTK